The following proteins come from a genomic window of Micromonospora echinofusca:
- the cobO gene encoding cob(I)yrinic acid a,c-diamide adenosyltransferase has protein sequence MPQGKPSHVPADGLTTRQRRHRPLLMVHTGQMKGKSTAAFGLALRAWTAGLPIGVFQFVKSAKWRVGEENAFRALGEVHERTGQGAPVAWHKMGEGWSWIQRGGEADHAADALEGWRQIQRDLAAERYGLYVLDEFTYPMKWGWVDVDEVVDTLANRPGFQHVVITGRDADARLVDAADLVAELTKVKHPMDAGQKGQKGIEW, from the coding sequence ATGCCGCAGGGGAAGCCGTCCCACGTGCCCGCCGACGGGCTGACCACCCGGCAGCGGCGCCACCGGCCGCTGCTGATGGTGCACACCGGACAGATGAAGGGGAAGTCGACCGCCGCGTTCGGGCTGGCGCTGCGGGCCTGGACGGCCGGGCTGCCGATCGGGGTGTTCCAGTTCGTCAAGAGCGCCAAGTGGCGGGTGGGGGAGGAGAACGCCTTCCGCGCCCTCGGCGAGGTGCACGAGCGCACCGGACAGGGCGCCCCGGTCGCCTGGCACAAGATGGGCGAGGGCTGGTCCTGGATCCAGCGCGGCGGCGAGGCCGACCACGCCGCCGACGCGCTGGAGGGCTGGCGGCAGATCCAGCGCGACCTGGCCGCCGAGCGCTACGGCCTGTACGTGCTCGACGAGTTCACCTACCCGATGAAGTGGGGCTGGGTGGACGTGGACGAGGTGGTCGACACCCTGGCGAACCGCCCCGGCTTCCAGCACGTCGTCATCACGGGCCGGGACGCCGACGCGCGCCTGGTCGACGCCGCCGACCTGGTCGCGGAGCTGACCAAGGTCAAGCACCCGATGGACGCCGGCCAGAAGGGTCAGAAGGGAATCGAATGGTGA